The proteins below come from a single Prochlorococcus marinus CUG1415 genomic window:
- a CDS encoding sensor histidine kinase codes for MNITKKFEELIVRQLESFGCSMGVTHIVMYLASANQGTKASFEIIGQWPQSDRLLISIEDDPSLKVSSPNRRWYPLQENDILLGVLRVETDLQGGNWPLSLDSRLKALSISLAKCVSIELERQNKNEEINYLKSQVNVIIHQLRNPLAALRTYAKLLIKRLGSDDGSIEIVERMIIEQKQINQYMDSFSKLNSPIELPLEIGEERLLLPPNLDNKKVITVQGLLRPILERGKANADLENRDWTEPSLWPDWTISPLKAKYAVIAEIVANLLENAFKYAQKDAEIGLAITSNGLCIFDDGKKITKNENEKIFEKGFRGSAAKKKDGTGVGLFLARKLAKQIGGDLRLLENNSIDNTEKLKNLKKKNIFYLELPIKELHA; via the coding sequence ATGAATATCACTAAAAAATTTGAAGAACTTATTGTGAGACAGCTAGAGAGTTTTGGTTGCTCAATGGGAGTTACTCATATCGTTATGTATCTTGCTTCAGCTAATCAAGGAACTAAAGCATCTTTTGAAATAATTGGTCAATGGCCACAAAGTGATAGGCTTCTAATATCAATAGAAGATGATCCTTCACTAAAAGTTTCTTCTCCTAATAGAAGATGGTACCCGCTTCAAGAAAACGATATTCTACTTGGTGTTCTTAGGGTGGAAACTGATTTGCAAGGGGGAAATTGGCCATTATCTCTTGATTCTAGATTAAAAGCACTTTCAATATCTTTAGCTAAATGCGTTTCTATCGAATTAGAACGTCAAAATAAAAATGAAGAAATCAATTATTTAAAAAGTCAGGTTAATGTCATAATCCATCAATTGAGGAATCCATTGGCTGCTCTTAGGACATATGCAAAATTACTAATAAAAAGACTTGGTTCAGATGATGGCTCTATTGAAATAGTCGAACGCATGATAATAGAGCAAAAACAAATTAATCAATATATGGATTCTTTTTCGAAATTAAATTCACCTATTGAACTGCCTCTAGAGATTGGAGAGGAAAGATTATTATTACCACCAAATTTAGATAATAAAAAGGTAATAACTGTTCAGGGTTTATTGAGGCCAATATTAGAAAGGGGTAAAGCTAATGCGGACTTAGAGAATAGAGATTGGACTGAACCTTCTCTTTGGCCAGATTGGACTATATCGCCCTTAAAGGCAAAATATGCTGTAATTGCCGAAATTGTGGCCAATTTATTAGAAAATGCGTTTAAATATGCCCAAAAAGATGCTGAAATTGGACTCGCAATTACGAGTAATGGACTTTGTATATTTGATGATGGTAAAAAAATAACCAAAAATGAAAACGAGAAAATTTTTGAAAAAGGTTTTAGAGGATCTGCGGCTAAAAAGAAGGACGGAACTGGTGTGGGACTTTTTTTGGCGAGGAAATTAGCAAAACAAATTGGAGGAGATTTGAGATTGCTGGAAAATAACTCGATTGATAATACTGAGAAATTAAAAAATCTTAAGAAGAAAAATATTTTCTATTTAGAACTACCTATAAAAGAATTGCATGCATAA